The DNA segment TGAGAAAGCTAAAGGAGTGTGGTTGAAAGATGGGACTGATAGGAACAGAAATGTAGTGTTTTACTCAAGCACATCAAGCCAGAACTCCTTCATTAGAGGGAATATAACTGGAAAATTAAAAGATAAGGACTGCACCACTGTCTTTTATGACCTCAGATCAAATCACGGTGGTCGGTATTACTTCAGGATTGAGGGCGAAGATAAACTGAAACAGACCTATAAACAAGCTAGTGTTTCAATAGATGTGATTGGTGAGTAAATTCATGACTGGAAATATTACTTATAAATACTTGTAtaatgatgaaatgaaaacatgaattttATGAGACTAGACATTTCTTTGAATCAAATATAAGAAATGAATCCGTGTGTATTTCAGAGTCTCCTCCCAAACCCAGAGTGCAGCTGTATGTGGAGCAGAAGGAGGTGCAGGGTCAGGAGGAGGTGTTGGAGGGGAGCTCTGTGAGTCTGCGCTGCTCTGCTGAGactctctgctcctctcctccACCAACTCTCACATGGAGCTCCACTCCCAGAATCCCCCTCAGTGACAGCAGCAGACTACAGGAGCTCATCTCTGATCTGAACTTCACTGCTACTCACCGTGAGCATGGAGTCACTTTCACCTGCACTATAACCTACCAGCTACAGGACAAGAGCAAAACAGCACAGGACAGCATCACAGTACATGTTCAGTGTAAGTGatgctttttacttttgacttgtgaattttattattttgatatttattgtgaggccctaatttttttctcttcagatTCGCCCAAAAACACAGCAGTGTCTGTGCTTCCCTCCAGCTCTGTGTTGGAGGGCATTAAATTCAACATTAACCACAGAAACAATCAAAATCCATCAATTATCTACACCTGGTCCAGAGAGAGTGAAGGACAGTTGAAGCAGCTGCAGACTGGACAAAATCTTACCTTCAATAGGACCGACCCGACACACAGAGGCTGGTACCACTGTACAGCTCAGAACCAACACGGCAGCCAAAACTCATCAGTGATACTGGACATTCAGTGTGAGTAATAAAGGAATAGAGAAAATCTTTCAACCAAGTGATTGTAAGCAATGTAAACTGCATAAAAAATTTAGTAAGAAAAATTTCCAGTTGTGCTGCAAAGACCGTTCTCGATCTTCTATAGGCTGATTTAACTCCATCCTGAGGAGCACATCTGTCTGGACGTCCTGTCACTAACTCTTCAAACACGTTCATCGGTGAAGACGAATGTTCTAAATTGTGCTTTCACCAgcaataaaccacaaaaaaaaaaccagaaacaaataaaagatggcttcaacacaaataaaaaatcaattccaACTTAACTGGTTTCGTCCTAAAAAATGCTGCATTCCAATGTAGGAAGGCACCAAGGCACGTCTGAATCCAATGTTAACTTCACTTACTGTCTCCTGAAATGCCTTAATtggattaatttttaaaagtttcataGATCTATTCTGTTTCCCTGCCTTTGACATCCCACAATCCTGAGTTCAATTCCATGACAGGTgggctaaaaaagaaaaatgtctcCTGAAAGTTGCAGTTATAGTGGTCtgtttatataaattttcaaCTGATTTTTTCCACTTTGGATGTCATTAGTATTGTAGTCATTGAATATTTGCCAAAGCTCTCACTAtcttgttgtagatcattaaaccatcaTGCTACCTAAGAAGTCTGTCTAAATCAATTTCGTGAGGTACCTTTGTGCACAAACGCTGCCTGCAAATCATTGCCTGATAAGCAGTGAGGCGTCAGCTGCCTAAGCTTTCAGACGCAACCATTGACATAAGTAggaatgctaatgctaatttacTTGCTCTTACTTTTTAAATTCTCATTCCCCTGCCATCatagttattttgttgttaaaagATTACAATAATCTGGCAATTGCATAATTGGATCAGTGAATCATCAGTGGTTTTCCAAACACTTACTTATTCTTCTTTAGGTTTGAATCCTTTCTCTGTGCCGATTGGAGTTGCTGTTGTGGCTCTGGTGGTCATGTTGTTAAGCACCATTACATGCATCTGTGTACGGTAGGTGCACAACACACATGTGGTATTAAGAATGATGCATAATAGAAGAGCACTGTGAAACCAGTAAGAAAAACACATTCAGAATATTTAATCTgatgatttttctgtacattagGCAATTTcaggtacatttttaaatgtatatttgtcaAGCAAAAACATTACAATCATAAATAAGGTTTATCCTcactgtatgtatttttgaaaaatgaatagATAAGGATATAAATTAGTATCATTTAACAGACTATTaggtcacatttaaaaatgtataagtgtTATTGCagtattaataaacttttaaactaagtatcatttatttgaagaaaGATAATACAAGCTCAATTTTCAAGCAGTTTAAAAGCATGCTAGGTTTTAAACTGtagatatttttttcaaactgaacACAATGTTTTTGACACGTGGTTGTTATGTGTTACTGTGATGAACAACACTGTGTTTACTCTTCGACTGTACATTTATGTGAACTTGAGGGGAACCAATTTCTCACACTACACACCAGTAATAAACACTTTGACACCATTTGGTTAAGCTGTTGCAAAGAGAAGTTAGATCTGAGAAACCCTTAAGCATAAATAGTTTGTAGATGCCACTATTGGTTATTCatatctaatgcaatgaaatttatATATGTGACTTAAATGCCAATCGTGTCTGATTTATTGATTTTGCCAACTGTGAAGCTTTTgtagattataatttttttttttttttagaaaagggaATGGGAAACATTTACAGACTACACAAGAAGGCACCGAGAGAAGTGATCGAAGTACTAGTGAAGTGAGTttcaacagaaacacaaaaacaaaacaacaataataataatactaataataaacacacaaaaaaataaataaaaatacacagttctTTAAAACCAACTAAACTAGAACACAAATGGCTGAACAATTTAAAGAGACACACTAGAATTTCCCAGCACTGATTCAACCCTGTCAATCATTAGGTCGCTCCACACGAGAATCAAGACGACTCTGTTTATGTCATGATGTCACCTGCTGGAGCCGCAACAAATCAAGACTCCGTCATTTATTCCTCTATTGTCTTCAGAAAATCGGAATCACAAGAGTTTGGTAGCGTCTCTTCACTTCATTCTGTCTACGCGGTGGTCCAGGATTGTTTTGAAGGACTGTTAAAGAGTGAGAGCTCAATAGGAGAGTCTTCCAGAGCCAGAGAAGAACAAGTGATTGTGAGTGCTTATGCGCAAACTAAACAAACAGAGTCAAAGCAATCAGAGGAAGAGCTGTTTAAAGACTCCTCTCAGCTTTACGCAACGGTTAAACGCCGTAACCCATAGAAAATTGGAGACTTTGCCATTCCTCTATtcctaaaaaaatattcagatactgtatatgtaaataagagaaaaatgtaaacatttaaccCCATTATTGGTGACTCATCACACAACTTTACAGGTCACTGATAGGTTGTGAAATGTGTTGGTTAAAAACAGACAAGCAGACTGATGAGTTAAAAGCAGTGGAGAATGCAAGGATAAACTTGTAGTTCTTACATTTAACTCATTTGGTGTGCCTTTAGTATTTAATCTTTTGTTGTGCATTATATATTATTCCATTCTTTGGTGTTTTGAGGAATGTTAAATCCACATGGTATTATTTGAAATCCCTTGGATTTGCCATGGAAATTGGAATGTGATATGTTCTATTTTATACATAATACTGATTTCAGAGCAACAAATATTCTGGAGTAGAAGCACTTCTGAATTAATGAGTATCAAAATCAGTCTAAGAATTTCATTTGGTGCTTTTGAGACT comes from the Cyprinus carpio isolate SPL01 chromosome B4, ASM1834038v1, whole genome shotgun sequence genome and includes:
- the LOC109093809 gene encoding Schwann cell myelin protein-like, with protein sequence MDTAEKIIIFCFLLEGVCCRDFNIYLPEKIKALSGSRVIIKCIFEIEEQYDKCLTEKAKGVWLKDGTDRNRNVVFYSSTSSQNSFIRGNITGKLKDKDCTTVFYDLRSNHGGRYYFRIEGEDKLKQTYKQASVSIDVIESPPKPRVQLYVEQKEVQGQEEVLEGSSVSLRCSAETLCSSPPPTLTWSSTPRIPLSDSSRLQELISDLNFTATHREHGVTFTCTITYQLQDKSKTAQDSITVHVQYSPKNTAVSVLPSSSVLEGIKFNINHRNNQNPSIIYTWSRESEGQLKQLQTGQNLTFNRTDPTHRGWYHCTAQNQHGSQNSSVILDIQCE